The Poecilia reticulata strain Guanapo linkage group LG4, Guppy_female_1.0+MT, whole genome shotgun sequence genomic interval CACTGCACGCGACAACAGTTTCTTCTTTGTGTTAAATATGCTgtgcaaatgtgtaaaagtttgtCTAAAACGGTTTAAACCttcaaaataagtcaaatttTTCCTAACGACCAAGAACACAGTCtagtgaataaaaatacattgttcCTGCTAAAagctttagaaaaaatattaactatttCTACTCTATTTACATTAGTGTTTGATGTGGTCAACTCTGGTTTTATATTCTTTTGATAGAAAGCAGCTAACATTTGCAGTGAAACAGAAGTTTGACTGCAGAGTTCATTCCTGAAAGCTATTAGAGGCATTCTTCTttatgatgtttattttgatatGACTGTGAAAAAATTGCGTGTGCACCATCATGCATGAAAGCAGATGATTtgggagattaaatgatttctgcTTCTCTTGTCATACTGAACATTATGACTGTGCCGACACCAAATGTGGGTAGAGCAGAAGTTAATTTTacctaagaaaaacaagagtaGCCGGTCaaaggcagcagcagatttatttagtGCTGCTGATTTACtcctttgtttatttcattcatttccagTTTCAAAATGAACGTGTCACATGCTGACATAAACAAAAGGTTTGAATGAAAAGGactattttcaagaaaaacatcttaGTTAATTTATTCTCTCCAGTCAATTcactataaaataaacaactaagcATCAATCAACCACCCACAtgcatacatatttaaatacaaaacaggcattgtacATAGATAAAGATAgtaataacaaagaaaaatcaaagaagcacacattttcaaatctgCAGTAGTTCAAATATTCACGTttagaatggccaagtcaaGACCGAAACACAAAATCTGGAGCAAGACTAGAAAATAGTAGGTTTTCAGAAAATCTTGATCCAATCTGGCTAAGCACCTGCAGAAGGGACTGgagaaaaattcagtttctgaaGGTTTAGGCTGATGGAGACATTTTCAAATAACACCTCCACAATAAATCTTTAATTATGGcgatgtttttctcttttacatcaataaagtgtttgtgaattttaattttgaatttgaactgaattgtaGTGAAAAGCAATTCTTGAAAGTATTGACTTGTAGAGcacatattttatcattttcgaaaaaaaaaaaaaaactccccacAATCATGCACTATTGGTTACTGTACATAAAACCCCGATGTAATACACATGTAATcaaagagcagagcagagcagacatGTTTTTGCGAGGCACAGTACCTAAATCATTATTTCTAGCATTCTGCAAGGCAACTGACATTGGGATGAGAATGTGGGGCATGTTTTGGCTGGTATGTAATGTCAGCGGCTTGTTACGCACGGTGGCGAAACGTCAAAGCCGTAGAGCTGATGATAAAGTGTTGATGATGACAGAGCGCGTCTCTCCCCGCCCTCCGCAGACGCAGGGGGCGTAAAAAACAagctcctcctcatcctcacccACTTGCCTCTCTGTTGGTTTCTCATCCTCAGCACATCATGAGCCTGAACAGGTGAGCGCAACATTTTTTCCTGCTACGTAGTGCTGCAATCTATTAGAAcataatttagattaaaaaacgTGTTTGGAGGAATGTCATTAGTGGCGGTGGATGTAACGGTGATGAGAGGGATGGGCGTCTCTGTGCGCTGAGGAGCTTTGCTGCTTCAATCCTTGAACTGATGCACTTGTTTCGGCATTAGACGCTCCAGTTTTGCTGACGTTGATCTGCTGTCTTTGCGTCGTGCTTTGTGTGCAGAATGCGCGGCAGCAACCCAATCAATATGAATCCTATTAGGGATCAGCTTTTGAACCCAAACCACAGGCTGCAGCCCATTACAGGCCGGAGGAGTGAAGGATGTGATGAGATGCAGGAATTTGTGGAGGACGGGGTTGTCACAGTCGCTATATCTCGCCCCCTCAGAGGGAGTTGCAACaaaatatgtgtgtgtaaatttcaaaaatagttGTGTAAATAATTCCAAATGAAGCTCCTTGTTTGTTGTACCTCCTTTATAGCGCGTGTTGCCTTTACGTcgttttatttgtataatacATGGTTGACTTCCGGTTTTTGATTTGATACTTTGATTTTGATAAGACAACTTCCGCTGCATATTGTCGTTAATTGCAGCTTAACGACAAAAAGGAACAGAATAAGTTgcaagtgtttttaaaatgtatcttgtCATTAGCAGTCCAATTGATATAGACACAaggtgtgtttattttgcaaataaggATGACTGTGAATTTGCTTTATTGCATGCAAGGGCTGTAAAAGGTTTAGCAACTACATCTACGAAAATACCTTGCAGTTCTGGTTTAGAGTTCAAGTGAATATTCTATTGAATATTGAACATTCTATCAGACATAccatctattgatattgattacATCTCTATCGCAATAGAtctagttatttatttattgccctCATGAGGAATATCTTTTGGAGGTCCAGAAACTCTCTTGTTCAAAAGCATCTCCTTTTCCTCTTCTCAGGATGGTGGCCATGTTGAACGAGTGGCTGTGGCAGGAGCAGTACTGGCTTCCTCCTGGCATCCGCTGGCAGGACATCGAGATGAAGGATGAGGACGGTCGTTTTCCTATGCCCAGGGATCTCCTCATCACGTTGCCACTGGCTTTTGCCTTTATAGCCTTAAGATATGTATTTGAAAGGTGAGATATCACTATTACTATGCCTTTAGGATGTCAGCACTTGTGCTTGTGAATTTAAATTGATGTTAGGTGTATGTGTCATGAAGATGGAGGGGTTGGTCTTACAGCAGTTAGCCATGTCTTTTCATTCACGATATATAAAACAGGGCGTGGATGCATTCTATGAATGCATTTGATTTGTTGCTTTAGTAGGAGAAGTTTTTACTAAAGCTAAAGATAGCTGAAGATGTCAACTGAAAATGCCTGTGCAGCTTCTTAGAGAatacaacaggaagtgattgtGGTTTAATGTAGATCTATGTACCTTTAGAGCTTCTCACTGATGCATATGGAGACTTCCAGGTAAAAGTCTAAAAACTTTTCCAGTCACCAGGTGGTCAGCTGCATCTTCAGGTTTAGATTAATACATTACAAACTgtagtttttcactttttattataTTAGTAATGTCAGTTACTaatgcctttcaaaagtattcaacatgttcatttcttttatttttaaagtgcattacattacataaaaaaatgtccctttttaTTATGCCTGCGTTGGAACAGAATGGATACtgatggattttttaaattcttgtgGTCGTCCGTCCATTCCACAGGTTTACCACAGGCTCCATTCATGTCTATCATCATGCTTTGTTATGCAATCTGGCTTTGGTTTAAGATGATTGAAATCTGCTTTTGATTTTGGCCTCCCTGGTTAGCCATTAACTTAAGACTTTGGGTAACGGCACACTTCAAAATGCTGACACCCAAAGTTATGCTGCAGGTTAGATATTCGCTTCTTGCAATGTCTTAGCGATacctcacttcaaaaataacaattttccCAATTAAGTTTATTGTGATGAAAATACTGACTGGACAGAAAGATAAATAAGTTTGTTGCTGCAAGTCATACTGAAACCTTCTGGAGTCAAGTGTGAAAGCGACTAGATGCTGACGCACGTGAGAGTCGATCAGATAGGAGTAACGTTTTTTGAATGCTTTTTCTAATCAGTTGCCTCATTATCTGAACTGCCTGAAGTGAAATGTGGCATGCTGTTGAACTCTGCCTTCAGCTGAACCTTCATAGGGTGTTTAATATCAGAGAATAGTAACATTAGCTTTGCATGGGTAACAGGATGATAGAAGTATATACCAGCTCGTGCGTGTGTAGGTGTGCGTCTGTTTTGGTTGTGACGGGCATCTGGGTTGTTTTAGTCCCTGTGTAGCATGATGGATGAGGTGGTTCTTCATTCAATCTTCTCAGGCTGCAGCTGTTTTCTGTCTTGAGCTTACcacatgtctgtgtgtttgttatGTGCTCCTGTAATCTGAGACCGTGCGGCTCCTCACAAAGCCAAGCCGACCTTCTCATTCTCTCCCTGATCTGTCCCTTCATCCTCGCTTTGTGATGATTACCTCTGAGATAGAGTTACACATGTGATTATACTGCCGAATGGTGCACAGAGACGGCCATTTGTAAAAACATCTCACTCCATCTCAGAAACTCTCATTGTTCTTCCTGCTTGCCTTATCCCTCTGATTCTCTCTGACCTGCACATGCACTTACAAACACGTTCAGATCAAGTGGACGTGTTGAGATGCTGATATGGCATCTCTTGATGCCATATCAGGCTATCTTGCCAAATGTAATACACCGATGGGCACAGCTCTACAAGCTGTCAGGAGTTGCATAATAAGCTATCATGTTTCCCTGCTCTGTACTGTAGCACAGATCCACACTGGGCAGCTGGTGTTGCTGATGGCTCTCATTGGTCATGTCTGAGTTACAGCTTATCCAAAAATGGTCTTCTTTGTTGTGCATTAAGTtttacaatatataaaaaatgattttctgttttctgttcccAGAATCATCGCCATTCCTTTTAGCAAGTGTTTAGGTGTGAAGGATCGGTTTCGGATTCGAGCTCCGCCTATCCCAAAGCTGGAGGCCTTCTACGAACACGTCAGTCGGCAACCATCACAGGTTTGTACTCCTCTTCCTCCTAATTAATTCTCTTCACTTTACAAAGCACAAAAACCAATAAACCATGCTGGAGCATCCAGGTGGGAGAAAACCCAAACCGTCATCTCATCAGAAAGCATGTCCACTGTTCTGGGTGTGGACATGAGGCTGGAGGACGAtggcgctgcatgttttttaatgacattgtGTGAACGAACGTATTCACATGTGATTGTAATTGTGTTtcttgcttaatggaaacatcacaattacaaatttttgttttttcaacattagcagaatattgacaaagttatGGACACATTTGCAATTGAAGCGCAGCTCGAGAATGAAAAATTCCCTATTTCTTGGAGTCAGTGGAGAAATTGCCAGTCCAGGGATTCCCCTAGtctattataagcctggtgggccaccaggttCCACCAGGTTTTACTTGTGCTCCCACCTGGCTTAGCATTGTTCAtatattagtattttttatttttttatgattgccttttttaaagactttatggttggtgtttaggtattaatctCCCAGTCTTCCAAAAATGCATAGCTATCAAATGATATTTTCCAAtttcctttaaacattttttaactgaaaaacacagtGGGTGGCTGGATGACTGCCATGAACACTGGGGGTgttgcaggttttctgggggaaaccctgcagtcTATgaacacagatacacacaggGCAAACAATCATGcaagcacacactcacacctgacggcaatatttagaaaacaatatcATCGAACAGTGATGTTTTTGACTGTGGGATAAAGCCAAAGTACCTGGAGAGAGCCAGCGCAAGGATGTGATCATGCGAACGCCATGCAAAAAGACccccaggctgggatttgaaactagaaccttcttgctgcaaagtaTGCCAACTGTGCCACCGCGCAGTAATGCAACAGCAGAAAGCCCTCTTTTAAATAGTTCTAGCCTTTTAATTGCTAATTATACCAAATAATTAACTATAAGGTTGCGCTTTTAAGACAAAGAACAGAAGTAAGACGATCAGAGAAAAGATTTCTGTTTAACAGTAGCTGCTGTGGACAAGATGAAAATGTTAAAGCCAGTTTTTGCCAGGCCTCCTCTACCTGTTAAACCTGTtaggacatttttaaagcaaattaatCCGACATAATGGATCATCTTCTTGTACAAGACTGACTGAGTGCACACAGTGACATTTGAACAGAAATTTGATGGCGGTGGCGGCAATTAGCACATAGAGATGTACATGTGATGTGAACGTTGATGCATGGTTGCCTCACTTGtaagctttgtgttttctcGTTTCTAAAGAGGGAGCAGCTGACAGGCGGAAGTTTTTCAGGGAAAGTCAGTATTTTCAATATGACTCAAACATGGCATAAGGTTCTATTGGGAACTACCTAACATTTGTTCCTCTGCTCGAAAGAAAGGAACGATTTTCAGAGCTGAATCTGGCTTTGTCTTTAAACATTTCGAGTGCCAGATTGACTGCGCATTTTGCTAACAGAGATGTTTTTAAGTATTGAAAATGTTATCAATGCAATAAATTGACAGcatcaattcatttttttaacaaaggtgtgtgtgtttcacatGGAAATTCTCCACGTGTTTCAGGAACAGGTGTAATACCAGCACCGCTGTTCCTGTCCTAACAAGCACAGCTGTACATTTGCCAGAACAAGACATGACTTGACCCATAAATTGGGATTTATCCCAGCCCTATCTGTCATGTATTTGGGTTCATGAAAACATGTCTGCAGTTTGTCCAGCCACAAGCAATCAAATTATATTCTGACCTAATTGCaatccttttgttttcctgtgtgCCGAGCAAGCAGCggatttttgttgttctgtcattttcatttctgcctGCACTCTACGATAAGCGTATTTCTTAAAAGGCATGCTTTTACGAGATACATAACTTCcaaaatattgtaattgttttatATTACGAGTTGTGACagcagatgtaaaaaaataaaaaataaatagtcagTTTAAACGAGACTAATGTGGTGCCCTTTCTGCTTTAACTGAGAATAACGTCTCTTAACCTTGTAATTAAGTTTCACCCTGCTCAGACCTTTTAGCTGTAACAAAAGCTGGTGCAAAGTATCAGGGTGCAGAAAAGGAGAGGGGGGCGTCATCACACTGACAGCGCTGTGAGACACTCTCGTTTCTGACTCAGCAGAGCACAAATGTTTACATTCAGCACTTCTCCCTCTTTAGGGGTACTCcattttgaaattattaaaaGGATCTAACTAATGCAGGCTTGAAAAGTCTGGATGActataaaaaatagaaaatgtatcCATCCAATCAGTTGATCCCTGTTTGAGTCTGGCCACTGTAGAAATATCTGTTGTAGATTCTGAATAAAAGTTTgtaataataacaaatatttagacattttactCCAACTGTTAAGTAGCACAACTGTTAGCTTAAACGCTAAAAGGCTAAAAGTGCTTAGATTAAGTTGAAAAACGAAGCATTGTGTGTggctctttgtgtgtgtttagagtCAAGTTGTGAGCTTGGGCAGGCAGTGTGGACTCTCTCAAAGAAAGATTCAAACCTGGTTCAGACACAGAAGGAACCAGGACAAGCCCAGCAACACAAAGAAGTTCTGTGAGGCATCGTGAGTCACTCGTTTTCTTTTCCTTGATtcaataagtgaaataaccagCTTAGCATCTGGAGCTCCTTAAGTTTAgggtttttcattgtttgtagGATTTCcattgtatctttttttttttcttgttgtcgatgtgttttaaattgtaatattgCAGATTCAGTGTCACAAAGAGTAAACTTTTCCATAATTTTTCAATTGGATGGAAATGTTGAAACCTATAAGAGATGATTATCAATTTGTGCAGATGGCGGTTTGCGTTCTACCTCGTCTCATTCGCCGCCGGACTCGGCTCACTGATTGATGTAAGTTTGTCAGCCTATTTGTAAGAGGCGATTACGTATTCTTTAACTTTGTACTACCTTTAGAGTTGTATTGAATGATTGTTTCCTGGTTCTGCCAGACTCCCTGGTTTTGGGATCACAAAGAGTGCTGGACGGGATATCCCAAACAGGTGAGCAGGACACATTGTTATGAGTAGAAGTTTtgcatttaacatattttctgcAGCACTGTGTCAAATATACAgtgatttgttaaaaactgtaacTCTGCAGACTATTtagagtaaaaagtaaaaacatgcgGCAATCCTAACGGCTATGAATAAGTTGCATGAGTAAAGTAACTTGATTCTAGTAGCCAGTGTTGTACGAGAGCAAGACACCAACTGTGTGAGTGATGATGGTGCCGGGTAACCAGTCCAGCTTTTATTTAGGGTCGGTCCACTTATTGTTATTATAACCttccattaaatattcatttttattgattacaacatttcacagaaaatgtctaaaatatgtTGCATTATGGTTTATAGAATAAACAGAAAGCACCATGTTACTGGGTGTAACTGGGAAGGATACAGTACGATTGAACTTTGTTGGAATGAtctgaataaatgtaactgGTAGGAATAGGACACGTCTGTCTTATAATGTGTCTGGgtatgacatttgttgtgaactgagtgtatataaataaactgaactgagaaaAAGGGATCTAAAGTCAAGCTTTAGTTAGTACATGTGGTGAGAGGAGATGAGTTTAAGTATCATCCAAAGCATTTTTCACTGTGGATAAGAGACGAGGACACAGAGGAAGCAGGTCGGAGGGGTTAGGAACAGGCATTAGAGGAGATTTGtaatgtggaaggaaaaccCTTATGACATATAATTTGGAGGCCGTGCGGCTAAAACAGGGAGTGAAGCAGGAGGAGGCAGAGCTGAAGATGCTAAGACAGAAACTAAAATGGACAGGTCGGTTCAGTGACGTTAGAAAAGGCTGAGACGGTTGTGGGATGTGCAGAGGACGATCAATGGATTTATTGAACAGATGGGTTTAAATAGAAACTGCAAAGGAAGAGGAATAGCAGAATTTTACAGGGAAAGTTCCTGAACATGTGGAAAGAGGACAAACAGAGGACTGATGTAGGACACGATGAGATGGTGGCAAATGTTCTGATGGGGCAATCCCTGCAGGgagcagctgaaaaaaagagaaaaatacaacaatacAACATTGCCTTGGATAATGTGCCTGTGCAATACAGAATTAACGTGACAGTCAGAAAATGTAGCGAGATTTTGATCAAACATACTTCTATTTAATAAGATCAAACTGATTG includes:
- the LOC103464177 gene encoding ceramide synthase 2-like codes for the protein MQNDLCSGCEGLGGGCALNVSCSNLGGAGTWTRRRGRKKQAPPHPHPLASLLVSHPQHIMSLNRMVAMLNEWLWQEQYWLPPGIRWQDIEMKDEDGRFPMPRDLLITLPLAFAFIALRYVFERIIAIPFSKCLGVKDRFRIRAPPIPKLEAFYEHVSRQPSQSQVVSLGRQCGLSQRKIQTWFRHRRNQDKPSNTKKFCEASWRFAFYLVSFAAGLGSLIDTPWFWDHKECWTGYPKQPVADAHYWYYILELSFYLSLLLSVSVDVKRKDFKEQVVHHIATIFLIGFSYAANYVRVGTLVMLVHDSSDFLLESAKMFHYAVWTTTCDSLFVVFAVVFLVTRLVVFPCRIVHTTMVLSRDFFQPFFGYYFFNVLLLVLQGLHIFWAYLILRMLYKFVFTGKF